CCCGCGACTTTCACGCCAAGGATATCGAGGCCGAGTCACCGGGGCCGTTTTCGCGCTGAACCCACGACTTTTTACGCCGAACTTGCCCGGGTTCGCGCCGAACTGATCCTTTTTCACGCCGAATCGGCTCTCTTTCACGCCAAAACGTGCGTTTCACGCCATACCCAGCAGGTTTCACGCCGTTACCCGCGACTTTTACGCCGTTCACCACGACTCTCACGCCATGGCTATCACAGCCGAATCAGCTCGGAGCCGCTTCAGTTCAGCTGCTCCTTCTGCATAATCCTCCCAAGCAGCTTCTCATAAGCTTCCGTCAAGCTGCCGAGATTCCGCCGGAACACATCTTTATCGAGCTTTTCATTCGTGTCTTTATCCCAGAGCCGGCAAGTGTCCGGTGAAATTTCATCGGCAAGCAATAGTGTGCCGTCAGCCGTTTTGCCGAATTCAAGTTTGAAATCGACCAATTTGATATCGCGTTCGATGAAATAAGCCTGGAGGATGTCATTTACGTTCAGTGCCGTTTCTTTGATCGCCTGCAGTTCCTCATCTGAAGCCAGATCGAGCACTTTGATATGGTCGAGTGTGATCAGCGGATCGCCGAGGTCGTCATCTTTGTAGTAGAATTCAACGACCGGAAATGGCAGCTCTGTCCCTTCCTCGAAGCCGATGCGCTTGGCAAGGCTGCCGGCAGCGATGTTGCGGACGACGACTTCAAGCGGGACGATGCTGACTTTCCGCACCGTTTGTTCGGTTGCGGATATTTTTTCGATAAAATGGTTATCGATGCCTTTTTCCGTCAGCATCGCAAACAGAGCTGAAGTGATTTCGTTGTTGAGGCGGCCCTTGCCGGTTATTTGCGCTTTTTTGCCGCCGTTGAAAGCTGTCGCATCATCCTTGTATTCCACCCAGACAACTTCCGGCTCATCCGTTTTGTAAATGCGTTTTGCTTTTCCT
This genomic window from Bacillus marinisedimentorum contains:
- the purC gene encoding phosphoribosylaminoimidazolesuccinocarboxamide synthase, translated to MEKLEQLYEGKAKRIYKTDEPEVVWVEYKDDATAFNGGKKAQITGKGRLNNEITSALFAMLTEKGIDNHFIEKISATEQTVRKVSIVPLEVVVRNIAAGSLAKRIGFEEGTELPFPVVEFYYKDDDLGDPLITLDHIKVLDLASDEELQAIKETALNVNDILQAYFIERDIKLVDFKLEFGKTADGTLLLADEISPDTCRLWDKDTNEKLDKDVFRRNLGSLTEAYEKLLGRIMQKEQLN